ACCCCCGAGTCGGTACGGGCGGTCACGGCCCGGCTGATCCGGGATGGTGCGCTCACCTCGGGTGCGCGCTTGCCGACCATTCGCGAGGTCGCCCGGCGCTGCGGACTGAGTACGCGCACGGTCGTCGCCGCCTGGAGCGCGCTGCGCGCGGAAGGCCTGATCGCCACCAATCGACGCGGTGGCACGGTGGTGGCCGCGCTCGCGGAGGTCCCCGCGGGCCGTGCGCTCGCGGCCCGCGACCTGCTGACCGGAAGCCCGGACTACGCGCTGCAACCGGATCTGGCGCCCGCCATGCTGGCCGGATTGCACACCGATCAGCTCAACCGGCCCGGGCGTGACTACATCACCGATCGGCTGCGCGAGGCCGTCGTCGACGGCTGGCCCTTCCCGGCCGAGGCCTTCGCCGCGGCGGGCGGCGGTTCGGAGGGATTGTTCCTCGCGGTGGACGCCGCCGCGCCCGCGGGTTCCCTTGTCGCTGTGGAGGAGCCGGTGATGCCGGGCTTCCTCGACACTCTGGCGGAGGTCGGGTACGAGGTGCTCGGTATCGAGTCCGACGAACAGGGGGCGCTGCCCGGCGCGCTGGCGGCGGCGCTGCGGCGGCAGCCGTCGGTGGTGGTGCTCCAGCCGGAGGGCGGGTACGCGATGGGTGGCGCGCTGTCGGAGGACCGGGCCACGGAGCTGGCCGCGGTGCTCGCCGCGGCGGAGCAGGTGCCCTGGATCGTCGAGGACGATGCGGTGGGACCACTGGCCCTGGCCCAGGCGCCCTCGCTCGGCCGCTGGTTCCCGCGCCACAGCGTGCGGGTGCGCAGCTATTGCAAGGCCTACGGCATGGACATTCGGACCTGCGTCATCGGCGGCAGCGCCGAATTGGTCGACCGGGCCATCCGGGCCCGGGTCCACGGGATCGCCGCCAACAGTCGGATCCTGCAGAACGCTTTGGCGCACCTCATCGTCGACCCCGCGACCGCCGCACTGATCGATACCGCTCGCGATCGCTACACCGCCCGTCGGGAAGGGCTGCTCGCGGCATTGCGCGAACGCGGCGTCACCGCACGTTCCGGGGTGAACAGCCTGGTGGTGTGGGTGGAGGTCGCCGATGAACAGGCGGCGCTGCTCGGGCTGGCCCGGCACGGGATCGTCGTCGGATCCGGTGCGAAATCGTATGTGGCGCCGCCGCGTCCTGGCGTGGTGCGCGTCGCGGTGCCGCAGCTACCCGATGCGGACGCCGGGCTCGCCGAACTCGCTCGCCTGCTCGCCGAGGCCGCCGGTGCCACGCATCGGGAGTTCCTGGACTAGCGGACCGACCGTGGATGCAGCCGCGGGGCTATCTCGGCGCCGACGCGGTGCAGGCATTCCGCGTATCGGGGATGGCCGACCGCGAGGGGGATCTGGAACAGCACCTCGGTGGCGGCGGCGAGGCCTCGGTCCTCGCGCAGCTGTTCCACGATCTGCTCGGCGGATCCGATCCGGATGCGGTTGTCCGCCAGAAGCCGTCGCCGGTCGGCGGCGCTCGGCGGCTGCGGGTAGTAGGCCGGGCTCAGTCGGATGTCGGTGTCGAGCAGGTCGAGCGCGTCGCGCTCGCTGTCACCGGGCAGCACCGTGACGCTCGCCCCGATGCGCGGCGTGCCGCGGCAAGAGGACAGGTAGGCGTCGACGAGGTCGGCGACATCGCCGCCTGCGCGCGCCTGCGAGTTGCCGTGCGGAAGCAGTCCGTCGCCGGCCGCGCCCGCGCGCCGCGCGGTGTCGCTGTTGCCGGTGGACTGCCAGAGCCGGGAACGCAGGGTGCCCGGTGGCGGATACAGGGCGATGTCGTCGGTGACGCGCCCGGAAGCCAGTAGACGCTGTAGCGCGGCCAGCCGGTCGGCGTACAGCGACTCCCGGTCGGTGTCGGGAACACCGAATCCGCTGTAGCTGGAGGCGGAGTGGCCGAATCCGAGGCCCTTGCCGACACCGAGTTCGAGCCGTCCACCGCTGAGCGCGTCGGTGACCACCGCGTCCTCGGCCAGGCGCACCGGATGTTCGAACGGCAGCGCGACCACGCCGGTGCCGAGCCGGATCGTGGCGGTGTGCTGGGCGACCGCGGCGACGAAGGGGAACACGGAGGGCAGTGCGGCGTGATGGGCCTCGAAATGCCGGGTCGCGAACCAGACGGTGCCGAAGCCGAGTCGTTCGGCGCGCACACCGATGTCGATGGTGTGCCGGTAGACCTCGGCGACGGGCGGGCCGCTGCGCAACTGCACGAACAACGACGGCGCGTCGGTCACGGCCGGCGACGAAGAAGTGATCACAGCCGGTAGTGCCCTCTCAGGGTGGTGGTGTCGTATTCGGTGCGGAAGAGGCCGCGACGGCGCAGCAGCGGAACGACATGGTCGACGAAATCGGCCAGCCCGCCGGGCAATTCGTCGATCATCACGTTGAAACCGTCGACAGCGCCCGCCTCGAACCAGTCCGCGATGAATCCGGCCACCTGGTCCGGGCCGCCGACCACCTTGGCGTGCACACTGCCCGAGGCCAGCAGTCGCGCCGCGCCGCGCGTGTCCGCGCCACTGGAGCGCACGTACTCGAGCAGCACCGCGCGTTGTCCGCGTGATCCCGCGTCGGTGGTCTCGTCGGGGATCCGCTCCCACGGGAACGGTGCGTTCAGGTCGAGATCGGCGGGGTCGACGCCGAGCCGATCGGCGAGGTTGACCAGTTGGACGTCGTCGGGAATGAGGTCGATGAGCTCGCGCTCGCGTCGCCGGGCCGCGGCTTCGGAATCGGCGAGCACGACGATCAGCCCCGGCAACAGCTTCACACTGTCGGGGGCGCGCCCTGCGTCGGCGGCCCGACGCCGGAGTTCGGTGCGGCGCTGTGCCGCGGACTCGGGATCGACGTGTGCGGAGTAGACGGCGTCCGCCGTCCTCGCGCCCAGTTCCACGCCGTGGGTGGAGGCGCCCGCTTGGATCAATACCGGCCTGCCGTGGGTCAGTGGAGGCGCCTTCAACGGCCCGGCCACCCGGAAGAACTTGCCGTCGTGGTCGATCGGCCGCACCACCGCCGGGTCCAGGTAACGGCCGGTGGCCTTGTCCCCGACGACCGCGTCGGCGGGCACCGAATCCCACAGCGCGGTCACCACGTCGAGGAATTCGGCGGCGCGGGCGTACCGTTCGGACTTCGGCAGGGCCTGGTCCAGGGAGTAGTTGCGGGCTGCGGCGTCGCCGCCGGTGACGACGTAGTTCCAGCCCACCCTGCCACCGGACACCGCCGACAGCGCGGCGAACGAGCGTGCCAGATTGTAGGGGTCGCTGTAGGACGTCGTGGCGGTGATGATCAGGCCGATGTGGCTGGTGTGCGCGGCCAGCACGGATTGGGCGATGAACGGGTCGAGCAGCCGGCTCGGCGCATTCCAGTCCTTGGCCTGGATGTCCGGTGAGTCGGCCAGGAACACGGCATCGAGCAGTCCGCGTTCGGCGATGCGTGCCACGTCGAGGTAGTGCTCGATCCCGACGAAATGCGCCGCGGGTTGTTCGGCGCGCCGCCACGGGCTGCCGAGGGTGCCGCCGGGTATCAGGTTGGCGTTGAGGATGACATGTCGTGGCTGGTCGGCCATGGGCGGATCTCCGGGGGATCAGAGTGACGGGACGGGGCCGGGCGCGGGGGAGTCGCCGCGGACGAGGGGGCGTGCCGGGTCGGCGGTCCACTGCGAGAGCGAGCCGGGATACAGGGCGATCTCGATGCCGAGCGTGGCGAGGACGAAGACCTGCAGGGCCGCGGCCATCGCGCTGCCGCAGTGGGTGGCCGCGGGCGTCGCGGGGCCGAGGCCGAGGCCGTGATAGCGCGCACGCAAGGTGTGTTCGTCGCGGAGCAGTCCGTGCTCGTCGAAGTCGTCGAAGACCGGCGCGCTCACGGCGTCGGGGATGTGACCGGCGAATAGGCCCTCGCCGCGATAGTGGCTGTGCGGGCGGGCATCGAGGAGGATGCCGCGTGCGGGCAGGGTCGCGACGGCGGCGGTGCCGACGACGGGAAGTCCGCCGGGCCGCGCGGACACGGTTCCCGCCGCGACGGTTTCGGCGCCGCGGACGACGGGGCCGCCGGCCG
Above is a genomic segment from Nocardia sputorum containing:
- a CDS encoding aminotransferase class I/II-fold pyridoxal phosphate-dependent enzyme, whose protein sequence is MTEDSALLVRALQADASHTPESVRAVTARLIRDGALTSGARLPTIREVARRCGLSTRTVVAAWSALRAEGLIATNRRGGTVVAALAEVPAGRALAARDLLTGSPDYALQPDLAPAMLAGLHTDQLNRPGRDYITDRLREAVVDGWPFPAEAFAAAGGGSEGLFLAVDAAAPAGSLVAVEEPVMPGFLDTLAEVGYEVLGIESDEQGALPGALAAALRRQPSVVVLQPEGGYAMGGALSEDRATELAAVLAAAEQVPWIVEDDAVGPLALAQAPSLGRWFPRHSVRVRSYCKAYGMDIRTCVIGGSAELVDRAIRARVHGIAANSRILQNALAHLIVDPATAALIDTARDRYTARREGLLAALRERGVTARSGVNSLVVWVEVADEQAALLGLARHGIVVGSGAKSYVAPPRPGVVRVAVPQLPDADAGLAELARLLAEAAGATHREFLD
- a CDS encoding LLM class flavin-dependent oxidoreductase, which translates into the protein MTDAPSLFVQLRSGPPVAEVYRHTIDIGVRAERLGFGTVWFATRHFEAHHAALPSVFPFVAAVAQHTATIRLGTGVVALPFEHPVRLAEDAVVTDALSGGRLELGVGKGLGFGHSASSYSGFGVPDTDRESLYADRLAALQRLLASGRVTDDIALYPPPGTLRSRLWQSTGNSDTARRAGAAGDGLLPHGNSQARAGGDVADLVDAYLSSCRGTPRIGASVTVLPGDSERDALDLLDTDIRLSPAYYPQPPSAADRRRLLADNRIRIGSAEQIVEQLREDRGLAAATEVLFQIPLAVGHPRYAECLHRVGAEIAPRLHPRSVR
- a CDS encoding NtaA/DmoA family FMN-dependent monooxygenase (This protein belongs to a clade of FMN-dependent monooxygenases, within a broader family of flavin-dependent oxidoreductases, the luciferase-like monooxygenase (LMM) family, some of whose members use coenzyme F420 rather than FMN.), giving the protein MADQPRHVILNANLIPGGTLGSPWRRAEQPAAHFVGIEHYLDVARIAERGLLDAVFLADSPDIQAKDWNAPSRLLDPFIAQSVLAAHTSHIGLIITATTSYSDPYNLARSFAALSAVSGGRVGWNYVVTGGDAAARNYSLDQALPKSERYARAAEFLDVVTALWDSVPADAVVGDKATGRYLDPAVVRPIDHDGKFFRVAGPLKAPPLTHGRPVLIQAGASTHGVELGARTADAVYSAHVDPESAAQRRTELRRRAADAGRAPDSVKLLPGLIVVLADSEAAARRRERELIDLIPDDVQLVNLADRLGVDPADLDLNAPFPWERIPDETTDAGSRGQRAVLLEYVRSSGADTRGAARLLASGSVHAKVVGGPDQVAGFIADWFEAGAVDGFNVMIDELPGGLADFVDHVVPLLRRRGLFRTEYDTTTLRGHYRL
- a CDS encoding sulfurtransferase, encoding MSGARAAHLISASRLRDDPPKQLVLLDVRVGAVGPDPNGFRRGHLPGARFVDVDADLAGAATASSGARPLPEAGPLTAALRRWGIRADSTVVVYDDSRSVPAARAWWVLRWAGLTDVRLLDGGLRAWRAAGGPVVRGAETVAAGTVSARPGGLPVVGTAAVATLPARGILLDARPHSHYRGEGLFAGHIPDAVSAPVFDDFDEHGLLRDEHTLRARYHGLGLGPATPAATHCGSAMAAALQVFVLATLGIEIALYPGSLSQWTADPARPLVRGDSPAPGPVPSL